The following coding sequences are from one Panicum hallii strain FIL2 chromosome 5, PHallii_v3.1, whole genome shotgun sequence window:
- the LOC112894336 gene encoding bifunctional phosphatase IMPL2, chloroplastic, which produces MLSSSSTTLPPASPLPSPASANPNPRSRLLRLPAAPSAVVRARGRPPMESVRASAAAGAGGPGAAAAGEVATERLVEVAQRAADAAGEVLRKYFRQRVEIIDKEDHSPVTIADREAEEAMVSVILKSFPTHAIFGEENGWRCAEDSADYVWVLDPIDGTKSFITGKPLFGTLIALLHHGKPVIGVIDQPIMQERWIGVDGKQTTLNGQEISVRSCNLLAQAYLYTTSPHLFEGDAEDAFIRVRNKVKVPLYGCDCYAYALLASGFVDLVVESGLKPYDFLSLVPVIEGAGGSITDWRGDKLHWPVTAESRPTSFNVVAAGDACVHKQALDALQWR; this is translated from the exons atgctctcctcctcctccaccaccctCCCGCCCGCCTCGcccctccccagcccggcctccGCAAACCCTAACCCCCGctcccgcctcctccgcctccccgccgcgccgtccgcggtcgtgcgcgcgcgggggcgcCCCCCGATGGAGTCGGTCAGGGCTTCGGCCGCCGCTGGGGCGGGCGGcccgggagcggcggcggctggggagGTGGCGACGGAGCGGCTGGTGGAGGtggcgcagcgggcggcggaTGCGGCGGGGGAGGTGCTCAGGAAGTACTTCCGCCAGCGTGTCGAGATCATCGACAAGGAGGACCACA GTCCTGTTACCATTGCAGATCGAGAAGCAGAAGAAGCAATGGTGTCAGTTATACTGAAGAGCTTCCCTACACATGCCAT TTTTGGTGAGGAGAATGGTTGGAGATGTGCGGAGGATTCTGCTGATTATGTTTGGGTTTTGGACCCAATAGATGGAACTAAAAGTTTCATAACTG GCAAGCCTCTTTTTGGTACTCTTATAGCGCTTCTGCACCACGGGAAGCCG GTTATTGGTGTAATTGACCAGCCAATCATGCAAGAACGATGGATTGGGGTGGATGGGAAACAAACAACTTTGAATGGACAAGAAATATCTGTTCGTTCTTGTAATTTACTAGCACAAGCTTACTT ATATACAACAAGCCCACATCTCTTTGAAGGAGATGCTGAAGATGCATTTATTCGTGTAAGAAATAAG GTGAAAGTCCCACTTTATGGTTGTGATTGTTACGCTTATGCTCTTCTGGCTTCTGGTTTTGTGGATCTTGTTGTTGAATCAGGTTTGAAG CCATACGATTTCCTCTCCTTGGTACCTGTCATTGAAGGAGCTGGAGGGTCAATAACTGATTGGAGGGGGGACAAGCTCCATTGGCCTGTCACTGCAGAATCACGGCCCACAA GTTTCAACGTGGTAGCAGCTGGAGACGCCTGTGTCCACAAACAGGCTCTTGATGCACTGCAGTGGCGCTAG